The genomic window GATATTATCAGAAAAAATCTTATTATTGCCGACAATGGTTCTGACATTATCTAGGGTGTTAATGGTGCAAACAAAGAGGCCAATTTCTTCAACGGTTCCGGTGATTCCTCCCGCACAAATGAAGTCTCCTACGCCAAACGGACGGAAAATCACCAAGAAAACCCCGGCCGCAAAGTTAGCTAATAGTCCACCCCAAGCTGCACCAATGGCAATCCCTGCAGCAGCTAATAAGGCAGCAAAGGAGGTGGTTTCGATGCCAAAGTAGCCTAAAATAGCAACAATTAAGACAATTTTTAGGGAAACTCCCAAAAAGTTAGCTAAGTAAGCAATTAAAGTAGGTTCAATACTTTGTCGCTTGAGGACACGAGACATGATACGAACCCCTTTGTTAATTAACCATTGACCCACAATCCATAGGGCGATGGCACCTAAGAATTTTAAGCCAAAATTGGTAATTTGTTCTTTAAGGGTTTGGACAAAAACGTTGACCTGTTCTACCTGTACCTCATCAATGGGGATTTCTACAGGCAGTTCAACAGGTGCTTGCAATAGATACATGAGTGCAATCTCCTCACACTGTTATTACATTCTTTAAGATATATGAGGGATTAATTTAGGTTCCACCCTTTTCATAATTTGTTATGAAATAGTCTTTTGTTCCCCACACTCAGAGATATAGCAACTGAATATCCTAATTTTGGCTACAGCATTACCCAAGTCATCATATTGCACTCATGTTTGTAAGTTCCTTTGGACTTTAAGGTAATGAGTTAACGGCATATTCAAGACATGGATTTGACTGGTTTTTTCATAGTTGATTTTAACAGTAAACCGTATTCAATGCCCTCTACCACTGCTTGATAGGAGGCTTCTAAAATATTAGGAGAAACCCCTACAGTAGTCCAACGAGTTTGACCATTACTCGACTCGATTAAAACACGAGTATTAGCAGAAGTTCCTGCACCTCCATCTAAGATTCTGACCTTATAATCCGTGAGATGAAATTGAGCAATTTCGGGGTAAAAATTCACTAAAGCTTTGCGTAACGCACTATCTAAAGCAGAAACCGGTCCATTTCCCTCGGCTACCTCTAATCTATCTTCTCCATTAACCGTTACTTTAATGGTGGCTAGGGCATTACTATAGGGCATTCCCTCACCATAGAGCATATCGCAATGCACTTGAAATCCTTGCAGTTGAAAGAAGCTTTTTGTTTGTCCTAAGGCTTGACGCATTAACAGTTCAAAACTGGCTTCTGCTGCCTCAAATTGATAGCCTTCGTGTTCTAATTCTTTGATTCTTGCTAAAATTTGACGACAAGCAGCATCTTCTTTATTTAACTCAATGCCAAAGCTTTTCGCCTTCGATAAAACATTACTTAAACCGGCCATTTCTGAGATTACAATGCGCCTTTGATTACCAATATTTTCCGGTTTAATATGTTCATAGGTTAAAGGATTTTTCTGCACCGCAGACACATGAATGCCTCCCTTATGGGCAAAAGCCGAACGGCCGACAAAGGGTGCATGGTCATCGGGGGCTAAATTAACCATTTCGCTAATTAAACGGCTGGTTTTGGTGAGTTCAGTTAACTGGGTGTCTTCTAGACAGCGATAGCCCATTTTTAACTGCAAATTAGGAATTAAGGTGCAGAGGTTAGCATTACCGCAGCGTTCCCCGTAACCGTTAATAGTTCCCTGTACCATTCTCACCCCTTCTACCACTCCTGCTAACCCATTGGCCACGGCAGTTCCAGAATCGTTATGAGTATGAATTCCTAGTTGGGGACTGTCCTCATCAGGTTTAATCTCTAAGGCGGTGATGACATCTCGAACAATGCGACTGACATCATGGGGTAGGGTTCCCCCGTTGGTATCGCATAATACTAACCATTCTGCCCCTGCTGCTTTGGCAGTTTTCAGGGTTTCTAGGGCATAGTCTGGGTTATTGACATAGCCATCAAACCAATGTTCGGCATCATAAATAACACGCCTTCCCTGAGTGCGGAGATATTCAATGGTATCGGCGATCATCTCTAAATTCTCGTCTAGGGTGGTTTTTAGCCCCTCTGTGACGTGAAGATCCCAAGATTTACCAAAAATGGTCACCCATCGTGTTCCTGCAGCTAAAATGGCTTTTAAAAGGGGGTCTTCGGCCGCTCTTTTGTGGGGACGACGAGTCGAACAGAAAGCGACAACTTCCGCTTGGGTCAGAGGTTCTTCTTGTAATTTCCAGAAAAACTGCACATCCTTGGGGTTAGCCCCTGGCCAGCCCCCCTCAATAAAGGGAATCCCCATTTTATCCAATTGACGGGCAATTTTGAGCTTATCTTCTAAAGATAAGGAAATTCCTTCCCGTTGCGCCCCATCTCTGAGGGTAGTATCGTAGAGCCAAATTTGGTTAGCAGTCCCCATAGAATTACTTTGCTTGGTTGAAATCGTTGAAAGGGTGTGTTGTCCTATTTTTAGATTACCTGATCATCGACAATTATTTCAGTTACTTTTAACGATTATGATTACTTAGGGAAGAAAATCAAGCAACTAATAATACATAACTTAATTTTGGCACAAGAATAAAAACGATAAAATAGAAATAGGTAAATTTCCTAAAAAAATTAATATTTTGCCATCAGTGTTGAGGTAAAGATCAATGAGCAACAAATCGTTAAGTTTACTTTTAGGAGTCACCCTATCTTTGTCAGTTTTGGGGACAGAAACCTTAGCTTATCCTAACCGAGTTCGCTTTAATCCCAATGCTGGCGTTCATCGGACAATTATTGCTCCTAATACCAATCTTGGCAACAGTTATCCTAGAGGAAATGATTATCATAGAGGTGGAAGAAACTATACTTTTAGAGAACGAATTACGATTCAAAGAGATCGACGAGGAACTTGCTATAATTGTGGTTATTCTAATGGTTATAACTCCTACCGAAACTATCGAAACTATGGTCGGAATTATCGATTTGTTCCTAACAATAGCTCCTCAGATTATCATTGATGAGTTAGCTTATAAACCATAAACGATAATAATGAAAAAAGGCACTAGAAAAGTAAACATTAAAGTCAAGGGTAAACCAACTCTAGTAAAATCTAAAAAGCGATAACCCCCAGGTCCATAAACCATTGTATTGGTTTGGTAGCCAATGGGGGTTATATAACTGTTAGAAGCAGCAAACATAACAGCTAACATAAAAGCAATAGGATTAAGGTCGAGATTTTCGGCTACTTCAGCAGCGACGGGTAACATTAATAAAACTGCTGCATTATTAGAAAGGATTTCAGTTAGTAATGCTGTAAAAAAATAAAAAAGAACTAAGACAAAATAATTAGGTAAATAACCTCCTAACATAACAATATAGTTGGCGATTAATTCATTTGTTCCTGATTTATCCATAGCGATTCCTAGGGGAATTAATCCGGCTAAGAGAAAAATTATATCCCAACGCACTGCACCATAAATTTCTCCTGGTTTCAAACATCCTGTAAAAATCATCAACATTACCCCGACTAAACTACTGACTAAAATGGGTAAAATATTGAAAGCAGCTAAGATAACGACCCCAAAAACAATGGCGATCGCAATATAGGCTTTATTCTGTCGTAAAGTTTCTATATCCCTTTCTTCTAAGACTAATAATTCTCTAGTAGTTTGTAAACCAATAAAGCTTTCTTTGGGTCCTTGAACCAATAATAAATCCCCAAATCGTAAGCGAACTTTTCCCAATCTTTCTCTTAATAATTCTTCCCCTCGACGAATAGCAATAACCGTTGCATTATATCGTTGTCTAAATCGTAAATCTTTAAGGGTTGAACCAATTAAACGAGAGTTAGATAAAATGAGAACTTCTGCTACTTTATCCTCTCCAAAACTTAGTTCATCCTCAACTTTTTCTTCATCAAATTTCACATCAGCTAGAATATCAACTCCTCTCTCATCTCGAATTTGTAGTAAATCTTCTTTACTTCCCCTCACTAATAAAATATCGCCCAGAGATAAAATTTTATCAGCTAAAGGTTGGGGAAAGTGAATATCATTGTGTATAATTTCTAGAACATCAATATCAAATTTTCTTTGGATTCCACTTTGTCTTAAGGTTTGTCCAATTAAATTAGAGCGAGGGGTGATAATAATTTCACTTACATAGTCTTTCATGCCATAATCAACATCTAAACCATCATTACTAACGGATTTGCGCTCAGGTAATATTCGGGGAGCAATAAAAGTTAAGTAAATTAATCCTATAAAAAAAATAGGAATTCCAATAGGGGTTATCAAAAAAATACTAAATTCACCATATCCTAATTTCTTGGATAAGCCACTTGCTAAAATATTTGTAGAAGTTCCAATGATAGTAATAACTCCTCCTAAAATTGCTGTATAAGATAGAGGAATTAAGAGCTTAGATAAGGATATTTTTCGTTTTTTACCCCAAGATTCTATAATAGGCAAAAACACCGCTACTACCGCAGTATTATTAATAAAGGCACTAATAAATCCTACAATAATTCCCAGAGAAGCAATTTGCTTTCTTAAACTTTTTCCCCCTAATTGAAATAATAAATCTCTGACAATTTGAAGTCCTCCTGTTCGTGTAATTCCGGCACTTAAAATAAACATAGCCATTACTGTAATTGTGGCTGAATTACTAAACCCTGAAATTCCCTCTTCAGGGGTAACTAATTGACATAAAATCAATAAAACTGTAATACCAATAGCTGTGGTATCCACAGGAAAAAACTCACAAATAAAACTAATTAAAGCTAATAATAAAATGATTAAGGTTAAAATAATGGGCGAGATGAACATAAGAATAACTTTTAACCCGTGTAAAAGGACTTATAATAGCATAAAATTACTAACACAACTATAATCACTTTATACAAGGGTTGCTTATTTTCTTTTAAATTGTCCAGATGACAAGCAACTTTTAGAATAAAAGAGAAAATTTTGGAATAAGTGGGTATAATTTATAAGACAAATGACGACCTTTAATATCTCATGAGACTTTCTCAGGGCAAAAGAAAATCAAGAAAGAAACACAAAGAGACGTTATCCGTTAACATCAAAGACAAATTAGCACAAAAACGTAAAGCAAGAGAAAATAGACGTAAACTCATGGGATTAATCGGATTTTCCCTGTTTTTTGCTATTTTGGTTGGTGTTCCTCTGAGCTTTACTATCAGTCCTAAAATTGGTGTATCAGTCGGTTTATTAATTCCTTCATTAATAATCTGTTACAATTATCCTCGCACAGCTTTATGGGCTTTTTTGATATATATGCCCTTTAGCGGTACAGTAACCTACTGGATTGGTGGTGGTAACGCACTTTTTCAGCTTTCTAAAGATGGTTTTTATATCCCTGCTTTATTGGGTTTAATGCAAGATTGTAGAAAGAAAAGAAAACCTATTGTTGTTTCAAAACCACTGTTAACAACCTTAATATTGTTATTAGTTTGTGCCTTATTAACCTTATTGTTTGTTAATGGATTTAAACAATTTTTACCAACTTGTGATTCTCTGAGTGAATATGATAAATTTTTGCGAGATGCCAATGGACAATTAATTTTAGATCAAAATGGAGTAGTTATTACCACACCTTGTAAAGAGTCCATTCCCTTTGCCCAGGGTCTATTAGGATTAAAAATATTACTTGGCTATGTTCCCTTAATTTTTTGTGCTTATTATTTAATCCAAGATAAAAAAAGATTGCTTTTTTTAGGACGCTTATTAGTGGTTTTAGCGATTATTTGTTGTGCGTTAGCATTCATCCAATATTGGATGTTAAAAACGGGACGATGTGCAGGAACTGATCATCTGGTAGGGGAGGATTTATTTAAACCAAAACTAGATGCAAAATGCTTTGTTGGAGGTTCTCTTTTGTATGCTCCTAGTCAGGGACAAATTCGATTACCTGGAACTTTTGTTTCCCCTTGGCATTGGGCTTGGTTTTTAGTTGCTAATGCAGCCATTTGTTTTTCTGTTGCTTTTAGCGATACTGCCTTCTTTTGGAGAAATTGTGGTTTAGTTGGCATGGCTATGGTCTTTGTTAATTCTATTATTTGTGGTCAAAGATTAGCTTTAGCTGCTGTACCAGCGATTCTGATTGCTATGCTATTTTTAACAGGAAAATTTGCAGATATAAAACGATTTATTCCCGTCGGTATAGGATTATCTGTGGTCTTATTTGTAGGCTTTTCTTTTTTTAATCCTGATTTTATTCAAGAGCGTATTGATAGTTTTGTAGATCGATGGAATGCTTCTCCTCCTTATCTATTTATTCAACAACAATTTGATTATGCTATAAGAAATCAAAAAGGTCTTTTGGGTAGAGGACTAGGGGCAGCTACGAACTCGACTCGAATATTTGGAGAGGTTGCACTGGTAGAAACCTATCATCCCAAACTTTTATTTGAAATGGGTTATTTAGGCTTAGGGGCTTTTATGATTTTTGTAACCCATTTATGTGTTTTAACTTTTAAAGCTTATCGTCCTCTAAAGGATGAATCTTTACGCAGTTTTGCGTCTGGGTTTTGGGTGTTTATTCTAATCATCAGTTACTTTCCTTATTGGTATCCTTTAGATACGGACCCAGTAGCTATTTATTATTGGTTTTTTGCGGGTGTTATCTTGCGAATGCCTCTCATTGATAAGGAAGAACAAGCTAAACTAAAAGCCCAGCAAGCAGCAGAAGACGCATCTAAAAAGCGTGTCAAAACCAAAAGAAAAACTCCATCAGTGATTTAGTTGTTAACTTAAACATTATGTCTTATCCTTCAATTTCAATTATTATTCCAAGTTATCGACGAGAACAAATTTTAAAAGATACTTTAGAGGATGTTCTTAAACAGGATTATCCTCATTTTGAAATTCTGGTTGTTGATCAAACAGCAAGTCATGATCCTACGATTCAAAGTTATTTAGAAAATTTAGCTAACACCAATAAAATTAAATGGTTTCGTGTTAGTTGGGCAAGTTTACCAGCAGCTAGAAATTATGGGGTTCGTCGTTCTCAAGGAGACATTATTATTTTTATTGATGATGATGTTCAATTACCAGCTAATTACTTATATAGTCATACAAAAATCTATCAAGAAAAATCAGAAATTGGAGCCGTGGCAGGGAGAGTTTTAGATAGAATGAAATTGGCTGATGCTGAAAAAATTAATGATTCTGAAGACCCTTATACCATAGAAATGTTACCTCCAGAAGCAATGGACCCTGGTATTGCCTGGTATTATATTGATTTGGTTCATACGACCAAACCTCAAGAAGTCATCTCAACTCGCGGTTGTAATATGTCTTTTCGACGAGAAGTTTTTACGAAATATAATGTTTGGTTTGATGAAAGATTTAGAGGAAATGCCGTTAGAGAAGAGTCAGATTTTTGTTTACGTTTACGCCAAACTGGTTATAAAATTTGGTATGAACCTGATGCTTATTTAGTTCATTTAGGAGAAGAAACGGGGGGGTGTCATGATATGAGTACCCGTTCTTTTTCCTATCAAATGACTTTCTATCATAACCATTTTTTAATGGCATTAAAAAACTTAACTTTTTTAGAACAGTTACGATTATATACTAAACTATTTGATTGTCATGTTTTGGGTAATCCTCCTTGTAATAAAGGGGGTTCTCCAATTAAAATTTTAGTTCGTTTATTGTTCTATACTTTAGGCTTTATAGATGCTATAAGAACAATAATTATATCTCAATGGAATGATGGACAAATTTATAGTAAAAATGATATAAATTACCATCAATTACAGTCGAATAAGTCCTTAGAATCGGTTTCTTGAGTATTGAATATATATCAGATTAATTATTAATCATGAAAATTTTAGTAGCCAGTCATACCTATATTGTTGACCTTAATTGTGAAAAATTCAAAACTTTAGCACAACTAGATCCTAATCTTGAAGTTACTATTATTGTGCCGCAAAAATGGAAACCAGGAGGCGTTCAGAATAAAATAATTGAAAAACAACCTCGGTTTGAAGGGAATTTTAAAGTTATTCCTATTTATAATTTTAGCCAAAATAATCAGGGATTATTAACTTTTGGTACGGATATTATTAAACTATTAAACGAATTTAAACCACAAATTATACAAGTAGAACAAGGAGTTAAATCTTTTGCTTATGCTCAATTGATTACTCTCAATAAATGGTTAAATTTAAAAGCTAAAAATGTGTTTTTCACCTGGTGGAATCTTCCCTATGAATCAAAGTTTCCTGTTTCCTATCTAGAACAATATAACTTAAAAAATACTGATGGATTAGTGGCAGGGAATCAAGATGCTGCTGATATTTTACGAGATCACGGTTATAATAAAGCAGTAGCAGTTATGCCCCAATTAGGAGTCGATGAGGTTTTATTTTCACCACAAAAACAACCAGAATTAGCTCAAAAATTAGGTATTAAAAAGCAAGATTTTGTTATTGGTTTTGTTGGTAGATTCGTAGAAGAAAAAGGTATTTTGACTCTTTTGAAAGCAGTTCAAGCTTTACCTGAAAAAAATTGGAAACTTTTATTATTGGGAAGAGGAGAACTTCAAGCCAAAATTATTCAAGAAAGTAAAGATGTTAAGATTGAAGATAAATTAATAATGCTTGAAAGTGTAGCTCATGATCAAGTTCCTCAATATATTAACTTGATGAATGTTTTAGTTTTACCGTCAGAAACTACCTATCAATTTAAAACCTTAACGGCTGTGGGTTGGAAAGAACAATTTGGTCATGTTTTAATTGAAGCTATGGCCTGTAAAGTACCAGTCATTGGTTCAGATTCTGGAGAAATACCTAATGTTATTAGTGATGCTGGTTTGATTTTTCCTGAAGGAGATTCTACAGAATTGAAAAACTGTTTAAGTCAATTGATGTTAGATCCTGCTTTGGCTGATAAACTAGCTGAAAAAGGTTATAGAAGAGTATTAGAAAATTATACGAATAAAGCTTTAGCTGAAAAAACATTAACCTTTTACCAATCACTTAGTGATAAGTGAAGAAAAAATTTTCACTAATAATAGATAATTTATAAAAAGAATCTAATTATCATTGTTAAGTAAAAAAAGATATGCTATGATTCAAAAGAAAAATTAATAAATACAAACAATGTTAATTTTACCAGGATCAACCGTTAGAGTAACTAACCCCAACGATACCTATTATCGTTTTGAAGGACTGGTGCAGCGAGTCAGCGACGGGAAAGCTGCTGTTTTATTTGAAGGAGGAAACTGGGATAAGCTGGTGACTTTCCAATTATCAGAAATAGAAGTTGTTTAATAACCCAACAAACTAATCCAAAACCCTACATATAGGTTAAGGTAAAAGTCATTAGCCATTTTTATCATTGCTATTATGCGCCTTCCTTTACCGCAATTTAGTACAGATAGTCGTCATCCCGATCATATTGCCGAAGTCATAGAAACATCAACCACACAGTTTTTGGCTCAATGTTTGGAACCCGAAGACTTAAGTTTTCCTGTGATGCCGGCTTTTGGGAGTTGGGTAAAATCTTTAGATGAAGAGTCAGGAAATAAAATTGTAGCTGTTGTAACTTATGCCACGACAACTCCCATTGACTCGGTGCATCGTGCGAGGGCGTTGGGGTTATCATTAGAAGAGTTGCGACAACAACAACCGCAAATCTTTGCCATGTTAAAAACAGAATTTAAGGCAACCATTGTTGGTTTTGAGAGTTCCCAAAATGCAGAAAACGGTAATGGCCACAACTTAGGGAAAGTCTATCAATATTTACCCCCTCGTCCTCCTCAAATTCATCAAGGGGTTCATCGTTGTGAAGCAGTAGAAATTATCAATTTTAGTGAAGAAGTAGAATTTTTACGGATATTACTACAAGTTCGAGATGCCCCGGTGGATGCTTTAATTGCTGCTGCTATTAGAGATATTTATCTATTAAGAAAAGCTGATAAAAACTGGTTAGTTAAAGTAGGAAGAACCCTCAGCATTTTACTCAGAGATGATTATGATCGCCTTCAATACATTCTCAGTCAAGTTACCCTTTAATCGTACACATTAGAGGGAATTTCTCCTTATTCTGTTCGGTTCTACTACTGTTATAAATTTCTCAATCCGTTTATCATCAAGGAAGTTAGAGGTGAATGTGTTAAGTAAGAGAAGTATATGATGATTTCTGAGGCTTTATTAGAAAAATTAAGTGATATTATTAACCGTGATCCAGGGGTGAATATTGTCCCTTCTCTGGGGGAACCGACAGCCATAGAAATAGAGGAACAACGACTAAAAGCGCAAGGACAATGGGTTAGTGCCATAGCATCCTTAGAAATCTTACTACTATCTTACTTAGACACAAACACATCTGACAATAAGAACCCTCAAGGATTAATTTTATCAGCCCCAACCCCTATTTTATGCCATCCCAACCTAACTAATTTAATTCAGACAGGCATTTTTACCCTGCAACCCAGTCAACACAGTTGGAAACAATTTCAACTTCCTGGGTTTGCTGATGCTGAAAATAGAAACCAGCGACCCAACATTAGAGAATTTCCCTTATTTCCTCAAGATCCCCTAGCTACTGAGCAATTTTGTTTAGTTTTAACTTCTCAGTTTTCCTTATTAATGGTTTTAGGGGAAGATAGCTTAGGACTGCCTGCGTTTCAATTTTCCTTTGATCCTGATGTGATATCTCAAGCATGGTTAAGGTTGCGATCGCGTCTCAGTTTAGTCAATCACCCCCAACTCTGTGACTTAGACGAATTAGTTAAACAGCTTATCCCTTCCACTCCCAGTTATCAAGTGGTTACGGAATTTAGTCGTTTATTACTGCATTATTTTCCTAAAATTTCTCCTATCATTAACTCAAAAAATTGTTATAGTCAAGACTTAGAAAATGGCAAGGATCAAGCCTATTCATCTAAGAAAAATTCCTTTACTACTTCTACTGTTGAAGAAGCTACCGATGTAGCCTTACTTCAAGCTTTAAGTCATGAAATTCGTACGCCTTTAACCAGTATTCGTACGATGACTCGGTTGCTATTGAGGAATAAAGAGTTAGATCCCAAAATGATCCGCTTATTAGAAAATATCGATCAAGAATGTAGTGAACAAATTAACCGTATGGAACTTATTTTCCGTGCGACAGAATTAAAAAGTAAAGGCTCTCAAGATCCTTCAGTAGAATTAGTTAGAACCTCGTTAGATACCCTATTTCATCAATCTATTCCTCGTTGGAAGCGACAAGCACAAAGGCGTAATGTTGATTTAGAGATAGGACTGCCAAAGAAATTACCCCAAGTGGTTAGTGATCCAGGAATGTTAGATCAAGTGTTAACAGGGTTAATGGAAAAATGTACCCGTAGTCTTTCAGGTGGGGGACAAATTAAAGTACAAGTGAGTACCGCAGGACATCAATTAAAATTACAATTTCACACAGAATCCTATCGACAATATAATCCATTTAAAGCGTTAGGACAACTATTATTATTACAACCAGAAACGGGTAGTGTGAGTTTAAATTTAGATGTTACCAAAAACCTCTTTAATCGTTTGGGAGGGAAATTAATTGTCCGTCAGCGATCGCAACAAGGGGAAATTTTCACTATCTTTTTACCCTTAACTTAGGAGTTTAAGAGACTGTTCCTCAAATAAATCTTAAATGCAACCTGATGACTTAGCATAACCTATCAGAATCTTTACGAGAGAGTGGGGTCAACCTCACAGCCAACTCCCAAAAATTTAAGATCAACATCGCAATTGATACAATTTCTAGGAATCAACCACGATACAATAAAAATAGGATTGGTTATCGTCAATCCATTTATTGTGCCATCACTGCCTTAGGGCAGGATTACTGAACGCCAGGGAAACGTTACCTTATGCCCCAATCTAATCTACATCTCGTCAACTCCCATGTAGATAATCATCAGGTTTCTGAACCTTATTCTCATAGCCAAACTCATCAACGGAGTAAACCTGAATTATCCCTAGAAGTAGTTAACCAAACCTTAGAGAATGCAAACGCTCAACAGGTTATAGAATGGGCTAGAGACACCTTTGGGGATGGATTGGTCATGAGTACCAGTTTCGGTATTCAAGCAGCCGTCATGTTGCATCTAGTGACCGAAGTGGTGCCAGATATTCCGATTATTTGGGTGGATACAGGTTATCTTCCTCCAGAAACCTACCGATTTGCTGAAGAATTAACCGATCGCCTCAAACTTAATTTAAAAGTCTATCAATCAACCTTGACCCCTGCTAGGATGGAAGCCCTTTATGGTAAACTGTGGAGCCAACACGATGTAGAGTCTCTTAATCGTTACGATTTAATCCGTAAAGTCGAACCGATGCAACGAGCTTTAAAAGAACTTCAGGCCACGGCTTGGTTAGCCGGGTTGCGTCGTCAACAAACAGAACACAGAAAGTCCCTTGAACGGGTTGAGTTACAAGGGGATCAGTATAAAGTTTACCCTATTTTAACCTGGAATTCCCGTGATATCTATCATTATTTAACTGCCCACGACCTACCCTATCATCCCTATTTTGATAAAGGATACGTTAGTGTAGGGGACTGGC from Crocosphaera subtropica ATCC 51142 includes these protein-coding regions:
- the cysH gene encoding phosphoadenosine phosphosulfate reductase → MPQSNLHLVNSHVDNHQVSEPYSHSQTHQRSKPELSLEVVNQTLENANAQQVIEWARDTFGDGLVMSTSFGIQAAVMLHLVTEVVPDIPIIWVDTGYLPPETYRFAEELTDRLKLNLKVYQSTLTPARMEALYGKLWSQHDVESLNRYDLIRKVEPMQRALKELQATAWLAGLRRQQTEHRKSLERVELQGDQYKVYPILTWNSRDIYHYLTAHDLPYHPYFDKGYVSVGDWHSSRPVTTADENERDSRFHGVKQECGLHLPLSPEAAESLDSSTL
- a CDS encoding HAS-barrel domain-containing protein, producing MRLPLPQFSTDSRHPDHIAEVIETSTTQFLAQCLEPEDLSFPVMPAFGSWVKSLDEESGNKIVAVVTYATTTPIDSVHRARALGLSLEELRQQQPQIFAMLKTEFKATIVGFESSQNAENGNGHNLGKVYQYLPPRPPQIHQGVHRCEAVEIINFSEEVEFLRILLQVRDAPVDALIAAAIRDIYLLRKADKNWLVKVGRTLSILLRDDYDRLQYILSQVTL
- a CDS encoding sensor histidine kinase, which encodes MMISEALLEKLSDIINRDPGVNIVPSLGEPTAIEIEEQRLKAQGQWVSAIASLEILLLSYLDTNTSDNKNPQGLILSAPTPILCHPNLTNLIQTGIFTLQPSQHSWKQFQLPGFADAENRNQRPNIREFPLFPQDPLATEQFCLVLTSQFSLLMVLGEDSLGLPAFQFSFDPDVISQAWLRLRSRLSLVNHPQLCDLDELVKQLIPSTPSYQVVTEFSRLLLHYFPKISPIINSKNCYSQDLENGKDQAYSSKKNSFTTSTVEEATDVALLQALSHEIRTPLTSIRTMTRLLLRNKELDPKMIRLLENIDQECSEQINRMELIFRATELKSKGSQDPSVELVRTSLDTLFHQSIPRWKRQAQRRNVDLEIGLPKKLPQVVSDPGMLDQVLTGLMEKCTRSLSGGGQIKVQVSTAGHQLKLQFHTESYRQYNPFKALGQLLLLQPETGSVSLNLDVTKNLFNRLGGKLIVRQRSQQGEIFTIFLPLT